Proteins from a genomic interval of Phlebotomus papatasi isolate M1 chromosome 3, Ppap_2.1, whole genome shotgun sequence:
- the LOC129806976 gene encoding zinc finger protein 583-like, giving the protein MNRMESRDVDPRICRICESKKFLVNLLEEDNIHLLGKLREIQDVKKKTDVENIDELFHYICRSCENALEGFFVFKNRVQKMYRKLMHAALTGRINLSACDEEPEEITDTSYPSYKFDQKPKDFIAKPLDYEEDRDPLDVPISMESKIFDDIKRSGIIKTEPEFIIMDSKYTLDFVDDEDKDVTYEPDESSSSDEIDSTPLRKRKKLSPKKERGSNIPSLSSPGPKKKPQDKKTKTPEDEKSPITFKNCPICHRKFSVDQNLQSHIKLHSNLAFRCFSCRRVYNSLLNCEIHELSHKAGEPGVEERLKELRIRRSKALLLCLKNKEAAKKRARTFQVKNVSTKDTKKECKLCGKKYKFLNLHVKSHLQKNLSCIFCFEKFRSKGILRFHMRRNHPLLLMGRK; this is encoded by the exons ATGAATAGAATGGAATCTAGGGATGTGGACCCAAGGATTTGTCGTATTTGTGAGAGTAAAAAGTTCCTGGTCAATCTCTTAGAGGAAGACAATATTCACTTACTTGGGAAgctgagagaaatccaagaTGTAAAG AAAAAGACTGACGTGGAAAACATTGACGAACTGTTCCACTACATATGCCGATCGTGCGAAAATGCCCTGGAAGGATTTTTCGTGTTCAAAAATCGAGTCCAGAAGATGTACAGGAAGTTGATGCATGCTGCACTAACTGGACGGATAAATCTTTCAGCATGTGATGAAGAACCTGAGGAAATTACTGATACTTCATATCCTTCATATAAATTTGATCAAAAACCAaaagattttattgcaaaaccaCTTGACTATGAAGAAGATCGTGATCCTTTGGATGTTCCTATCAGCATGGAAAGTAAGATTTTCGATGATATAAAAAGGTCAGGAATAATCAAAACGGAGCCAGAATTTATTATCATGGATTCGAAATACACCTTGGATTTTGTAGATGATGAAGACAAGGATGTAACGTATGAACCAGATGAAAGTAGCTCCTCTGATGAAATTGATTCCACGCCACTTCGAAAACGAAAGAAATTGAGCCCTAAAAAGGAGCGAGGCAGCAATATCCCTAGCCTCTCCAGTCCTGGACCTAAGAAGAAGCCACAAGACAAGAAAACCAAAACTCCTGAAGATGAAAAATCCCCGATAACCTTCAAAAATTGCCCCATTTGCCATCGGAAATTTTCTGTGGACCAAAATCTTCAGAGTCACATAAAGCTCCACAGTAATTTGGCCTTCAGATGTTTCTCCTGTCGGAGAGTTTACAACTCCCTGCTGAATTGTGAGATTCACGAACTCAGTCACAAAGCTGGTGAACCTGGAGTCGAAGAGAGATTAAAGGAACTGAGGATAAGAAGATCTAAAGCACTGCTGCTATGTCTCAAGAATAAAGAAGCAGCAAAGAAAAGGGCCAGAACGTTCCAGGTAAAAAATGTTTCCACAAAGGACACCAAAAAAGAATGTAAATTGTgtggaaaaaagtacaaatttctGAATCTTCATGTGAAGTcgcatttgcaaaaaaatctcaGTTGCATCTTTTGCTTCGAAAAATTTCGATCAAAGGGCATTTTGAGATTTCACATGAGGCGAAATCATCCTCTGCTTCTTATGGGTAGgaaataa